In Marinibacterium anthonyi, the DNA window CACGCGGATCAGCCATTCCAGGTCCTCGTTCTGCACCAAACGGGTGTCAAATCCGCAGCTGTCCTCGAAGACGTTGCGCCGCACGGCGACGTTGGACAGGGTGCAGACCGGGTTTTCGCCCAGCAGCATGTCGATGCTCAGCGTGCCCTTGAACGGCGCCGACAGCGCGCGGGTGCGGGCGCCGTCGAAAAACGCGACGCGGCCGAAAGCGGCGTCGACATATTCGTCCTCGAAAACCTCGTCCAGGCAGGCCAGCTTGGTGTTGCGCCAGCGGTCGTCGGCATCGCAGAAACACAGGACCTCGCCCCGCGCCATGGCGGCGCCGGCGTTGCGTGCGGCACTGGGACCCGTGCCGGAATGCCCGATCAGCCGGATCCGGCTGTCCAGATAGGTGGTGCGCATCACGATCGCGGCGGTGTCATCCGTGGACCCGTCATCGACGACCAGGACTTCCCAGTCCTCGAAGGTCTGCGCGACGAGGCTCTGGATCGTCTCGATAATGGTGGCGGCGGCATTATGACAGGGCAGGATAATGGAAAAGCGGGGCATGGGTCAGGCAGCTTTCAAACAGATGTACGATACTCAAAGGCGCAGGCCTGCAGGTCCGCGACGATCCCGACGGTCAGGGCCGCGAGCAGGTGGCCATGGGTAGGGGTCGGTTCAGGCAAAGCTATACAAGACAAGAAGGTCCGTCCCTTGCTCTGCGGTAGACCGTACATAGCTCTGGTGGCCTACCCCCTATCCAGAGGGGGTATGTCGGACGTTCAAAATCCCCAGTGGGCAAGCGCGCCAAAATAGTCCTGCAAGCGGAATTTTCCAGGGAATCCCCATAGATGGAACAATCTGCCGTCCGGCACCCCACTGGCCCATTCTTGGCCCATTCTTGGCCCATCATTGGCCCATCAATGCCCCAGCAGCGGCGTGCGCATGACCCGCCGGCGCCCGGTCCCAAGCGGCGCGTTTCAACCAGGAAGCGATTGACCCGCAGCCCGGCGGTGACGTGGATCTGGTGTGGGCCTGGCGCGGCCCTGGCGTTCGGGGTCCGGCTCAGGCTTCCGTGAAGATGCCTTCGAGCCGCTTGAAGATCGCCGCGCGGCTCTTGTGCCAGAGCGGCACCAGGGCGGCCAGTTCTTCCCGGGACGGCGGCGTGCCCAGCTTGACCCCGGTCTGGATCCGGGTCAGGGCCACGCGCATCGCCTCGGCCCCGAAGGTCCCGCAGGAGCCCGAGCACTTGTGCGCCACCGGCGCCAGGTCGGGATCGTTGGGATCGGCCTCGGCCAGCTTCATCACATCGCTTTCGGCCTCGTCCAGGAAGCGGTCGAACAGCTTGCAGACTTCCTCGCGCGGGACCCGGGCCAGCAGGACAGACAGCAGCCGGTCGTCCAGCAGCTGCACCGTTCGGCTGCGTTCGCGATCGTCGTCCAGCGGAACCTCGCCGCGCATGACTTCGGCCAGGGTGCGCAGCAGAAGGTCGCGGTCGATCGGCTTGGTCAGGCAGGCCGACATGCCGATTTCGCGGAACTTGTCGCGTTCTTCGGGCAGCGCATGGGCGGTCAGCGCCACGATGGGGGAATCACAGGACGCCTGCCCGCCAGAGCGGATCTGGCGCGTTGCCTCGGTGCCGTCCATGACCGGCATCGAGATATCCATCAGGATCACGTCGAACCGCCGCATCGCCGCACAGTGCACACCGTCCTGCCCGTTCTCGGCCTCGACGATGTCATGGCCGTCGGCGGCCAGCATCTCGGTCACGATAAAGCGGTTGATCTCGTTGTCCTCGACCAGCAGCACGTCCAGCGGATGATCCGGCTTCAGCCCGCCGCCCTCGGAATCGTCGTTGGCTTCCTCCGGCTGCTCGATCGGCTGCAGCGGCACGCGCACCCAGAACAGGCTGCCTTCGCCCGGCTCGCTTTCGGCGCCGATCTCGCCCCCCATCAGCCGCGCCAGCCGGCGCGAGATGCCAAGGCCCAGGCCGGTGCCCCCGGCCTCGCGCGCATAGGAGGAATCGAGCGTCTCGAAATCGTTGAAGATCCGGTCCAGGTCGTCTTCGTCGATGCCGATGCCGTTGTCGATGACCCGGAACTCGACTTCGAATTCGTTCAGGTATTCGCCTTCGATCTCGACGATGCCATTGCGGGTGAACTTGATCGCGTTGCTGACCAGGTTCAGCAGCACCTGCCGCAGCCGGCGCATGTCGCCCATGACATAGCCCGGCGGATCGCCGACCCATTGCCAGTCCAGGCTGTTGCCATAGCTCTGCGCCAGCGGCATCGCGGTTTCCACGACGCCCTTCATCAGCCGTTCCAGCGCAAAGGCCGCATGGTCGGCCTTCATCTTGCCGGCCTCGTACTTGGCCAGGTCCAGCACGTCGTTCACCAGCCCCAGCAGCATCTGGCCGGAACTCTTCATCCGCGACAACAGCGCTTCCTGCCGCTTGCTCAGGGCATCGTCGCTCATCAGCTGCATGGTGCCCAGCAGACCGTTCAGCGGCGTGCGCATCTCGTGGCTCATCACCGCCAGGAATTCCGATTTGGCCCGCTCGCCCGCCAGCGCCTGGTCGCGCGCCTTGGTCAGCTCTTCCTCGTCGCTCTTGCGGCGCGAGATGTCGCGGATATGGGCCAGGTACATCGGGTTGTCGGTCTCGGCCCGGTCGATGGCGAATTCGGCGGGGAACAGGCGGCCGTCACGGCCCTGCACCTCGATCTCGAAATGCCGTTCCTCGCGGTCGGGGCGGCGGTTCTCGTCGATGAAGGCAAAGATCGTGGTGCGTGCCCGGTCGAAATCGCGCGGCGGTATCAGCAGTTCGATCATGTTGCGCCCGCGCGCCTCGGCCCGGGAATGGCCAAAGATGCGTTCCGCGGAGGGGTTGAATTCACGGATCGTGCCGAATTCGTCGGTCACCACGATGGCATGCGGCGACGTCTCGACAATGGTGTGCATGCGCGCGCTGGCGCTGGCGATCTGTTCGGCGCGCCGTTCCGCCAGCCGGTACAGACGCAGGTGCGATACCGCCAGGATGCCCATCGCCACGAAGACAGAGACCAGCACGACGGCCAGCCAGGCCATCAAGTGCAGCACATTCCCCCGCCGTTCGTCCGAAAACTTGGCAAAGGCCACCAGCGCCGACAGCGAAAATGCCCGAACGTCCTCGCCCACCTCGGTCGCCCGCACCTCCAGGTCGGGAATGGCGGCGATCAGGACATCGTCCTGGCTGTCGATGATGGGAACGGTTTCTTCCAGGAACTGCCGCACCCGGGTCCGGGGGCCGACGAAATGGGGCATGTTGCGCATCGCCCGGAACACCACGCCGCGTTCGATCGTGGCCATGCGGCTGTAGAAGATGTCGAAGTTGCGCCGCAGGTCGGGCAGCTTGGCGGGATCCTGCTGCGCTTGCTCGATGGCCAGGCGAAAGCGCAGGAATTCGACCTCGGCCTGCGACAGGCTCCATTGCAGGTTGTCGGAATTGGCGGCGGACAGGGCATCGATCTGGCGCAGCACGGCGACCGCCATCCACCCGACCAGCGCGACCGAAATGACAAGACCGATAGCTGCCGCACCGGTAATGCCCCGCAGCGGGGCGCGGCGGGGCATGGCATTCAGACTGATGTCCTCGTCCATCGTCGGATCACTCGGGTCTAACAGGTCGCTCACAATCATGTTCACGCCCGGACCCTCCCGGCTGATCAATCGCCGACGATGATCCGGTCAAGTTGCCAGATGCTGCGTGAATAGATCACTTCTGCACGGAAGCGTGCATCGGAGTCAAAGGGATAGACGATCCACAGCGGCCCCTTGTTGCGGATCGTCATCAACGCGCCGTTGCGCTCGTAGGCCAGGATCGGGCCTTCGTTCTTCCAGTCGCCGGGCGGAATGTCGACGGCATAGTCGTTGATCGCCGTCGCATGGATCGTGACGTCGTCGGCGCCGACAGCCTCAAGCAGGGCATGCAGGGAAACGCCGGTAAAGGTCTGCACGCCTTCGGTCCACATGGTGCTGGTTTCGAAGGTTTCGACATCCATCGCCTTCAGCATGTCCATGTCGAACTGGGCGGTATCGTCCACATTCGTATTCGAGATGGCGCCGGAGATGGTCAACACCACTTCACCGGTCGGGACCGGCAGGACATCTGCCAGAGCCGGAAGCGCGGCAAGGCAAAGCCCGAAAGCTGCGCCTGCGATGGTGTATGCAAGTTTCATGATTTGTCGAATCCTGTTTGGCTTGTTTGATCATGCCACGATTTGGGGAGTCTCAGGCAGACGGGCGGGTGGACATAGAGCATATCCTTTCGGATAGGTAACCGGGTTCTCGATATGCGCTCTTACCAATACCTGCGGCCCGTGCCGTTAGCGCCACAAGGCGCGCGCCGGTCGCGGCGACCGGCCTTTTCGGCACCCTTTTTCGGCCCCCTTTTTCGACACCGTGCGGGCTATGATTGCCGCGCGCTGCGGCCCCTGCCCGCGGGGCGCATCCGGTCCGGGTCTTGCCCGGTCGTCGCTGTCCGGCGCCCGGGGTGCACCGTGGCGCATCGTGGCACACCGGGGCGCACCGTGGCGCACGCCCCACGCTGTGGGCGGTGCCGGTCGCCGCGGGCATTGACAGCTATCATTTTGTATATGTCTAGGTTACTGGAAATTCTGATATCCGAACCGGTCGTTGACTCTTATGACCCTTGGGAAATCTGGTATTGGTATCTGCCCAGGCGGGGGGCAGAATAGGAACGATCTCGGAGGGAGTGTCATGCCAGGACAGTCGATTACATTGCGGATCCTGATCGCTGACGATCATCACCTGTTGCGCGACACGCTGCAGGTCTTCCTCAACGGGGAAGGCAATTTCGAAACCATAACGGTGGCCGGCTTCAAGGAAGCCGAAGCCCTGGTCGAGGAAGGCCCGGCTTTCGATCTGGTTCTGCTGGACTACACCATGCCGGGAATGGACGGGCTGAACGGTCTGAAGAAGATGCTGGCGATGGAAAACGCCCGCCGGGTCGCGCTGATCTCGGGCACCGCCAGCCGCGAGATCGCGGACGAGGCGCTGGCCGTCGGCGCCGCCGGCTTCCTGCCCAAGACCCTGTCGGCCAAGTCGGTGGTCAACGCGGTGCGCTTCATGGCGATGGGCGAACAATACGCCCCGCTCGATTTCATGCGCGCCGAGGAAGAACGCCCCGACCACCCGCTGGCCGAACGCCTGTCACGGCGCGAACTGCAGGTGCTGGAATGCCTGACGCAGGGCAAGTCCAACAAGGAAATCGCCCGCGAACTGGACATCCGCGAACCCACGGTGAAGCTGCATGTGAAAAAGCTTTACCGCAAGATCAACGCCACCAACCGTACCCAGGCGGCGATGATCGCCAAGGAAGCCGGGCTGTTCTGATCGCGCGGCGGCCCGGGGGCCGCCACGCCAAAGCCCCCCGCCCTATGCCGTGGCCAGCATCGGGCGCGGCACGAACCCGTCCAGGGTGAACAGCCCCAGCGCCTCGACGACCTCCTGCCTGGTCGCATCGGTCACTGTGCGCGCCCGCTGGGTGCCGGCCCGGATGATCGACACCACGTGCGCCTCGTCGCGGGCGAATTCCAGCCGCCGCGCCCGGATCGGCGCGATCAGGTCCTGCAGGATCTCCTCCAGCCGGGCCTTGATCCTGCCGTCGCCCAGACCGCCGTGCCGGTAGTGCGCCTTCAGCTCCTCAAGCCCGGCCGTGTCGTCATCGAAGGCGTCGAGGTAGGTAAAGACCACGTTGCCCTCCACCTTGCCCGGATCCTCGGCCCGCAGGTGCCCCGGATCGGTGAACATCGCGCGCACGGCGGCGCGGATCTGGTCCGGCGTCGCCGACAACCGGATCGCGTTGCCCCCCGATTTCGACATCTTCGCCTTGCCGTCCACCCCCGGCAGCCGCCCCGCCTCGGGGATCACCGCCTGCGCCTCGGGCAGCACGTCGCTGCCGGCCGTCGCGTTGATCCGGCGCACGATCTCGTTGCACTGCTCGATCAATGGCGCCTGGTCGGCACCCACCGGCACCACCGTGGCCTTGAACGCGCTGATATCGGCCGCCTGCGCCGCCGGGTAGCACAGGAACCCCGCCGGGATGTCCCGCCCGAAACCGCGCGCGCGGATCTCGTCCTTGATGGTCGGATTGCGTTCCAGCCGCGCCACGGTGACAAAGTTCAGGTACAGCATCGACAGTTCCGCCAGAGCCGGCAGGTGCGATTGCAGGCAGATCGTCGTCCGGCCCGGGTCGATGCCGACGGCCAGGTAGTCCAGCGCCACCTCGACCACGTTGCGCCGCACCTTGTCGGGGTCGTTGGCATTGTCGGTCAGCGCCTGCGTGTCGGCCAGCAGCAGGTACTGGTCGTGGGTGTCCTGGAACGCCAGCCGGTTCTTCAGCGATCCGGCATAATGACCGATGTGCAGCGGCCCGGTGGTGCGGTCGCCGGTCAGGATCACGGGCCGTTCCGGCGGTGTTTCAGAAGGTTCGAAGCGGGTCATGGATAGGGATCTCCTTGGGGATGGAGGCTCGCCGCACCGGATCAGCTGAAATGAAAAAGGCCGCCCATGCGGCGGCCCATACTTACGATGAAACGTCTGGCCGCCCTGTTACCAGGACTGCCACCAGCGATTTGCAATGATCGACGCGCGTTTCATGACTGCAGGATTAGGCCCATGACCATGCCTCGTCAACCGCGGATCACCCGTCCGACAGGGGCGGCAGGCTGCGCAGGTACAAGACGATGGCATCCAGGTCCTGCAGCGTCATCCGCGCCAGGTACCCGTAGGGCATCGGCGGCAGCATCGGCTCGCCGTCCGGGCGCTTGCCGTCCACGATCATCGCCTTGATCTCGTCATCGGCATACTCCGCCAGCCCGTCCTCGCTGCTGGTCAGGTTATGCGCGACCGACACGCCCCAGGGCCCGTGAAATTCGAACCCGCCCCGGCCAAGGTCGGTGTCCACCATCGGCCCCTGCGGCCCCATCGGGGTGTGGCATTCCATGCAATGCGCCAGCGGGCCGGCCAGGTATTCGCCATATTCCACCGTCAGCCCCGCCGGCACCTCGGCCACGCTTTCCACCGGCGGCCCGTAGGCCGGGGGCAGCGGGATATTGTATTCCGACGCCCCGGCATCGTTTTCGACCGGGTCCATCACCCGCAGAAAGGCCACGATGGCGGCCAGGTCAGTGTCGGAAATCCGCCGGTAGAAGGTGAACGGCATCGGCGGCCCGATCACCGACCCGTCGGGCCGGATCCCCTCGCGGATCGCGCGGGCCAGTTCGGCATCCGACCAGTCGGCGATCCGGCTGGCGGGCGTGATGTTGGGGGCGACGGCCGTGAACATCGGGTTCTTCTCGACCAGCCGCCCGGCCAGCTCCATCCCGGCAACCGGGCCTTCGGGCCCCAACGGCGTATGGCAGTTCCCGCAGCCCATGATCCCGCGCACCAGGTATTCCCCCCGGTCCAGCACGGCATTCGCCGATGCCTGCGCCGCAATCAGTCCGGCAACGGCCATCGCCGCCGCCCTCAGTCCCCCCGTGACCATGCAAGGTCCCTCCGCTTCTGGCTTTATCGCTGGGCAGCACGCTATCACAGAGCATGGTCGACGGAAGGGAAATCGCACAACCGAAACGGGATGTGAAAAACCGAAGATAACGACATGCGGGCATCCCGCTGGCACCGCCGCTTTGCGCGGCAGTCCGGAAATCAGCGCGGCGGGTGCAGCACCAATGTCTGCAGCGCGACCCCGACGGGGCCGTCGATGTCATGCAGAATCGCCTGCGACATGCCCACGCCGTTCGGCTGCCAATGCGACACGGCCTCGCTCGCATGCCAGCCGGGCAGCGGTTCGCGGTGGATCTGCAGCGTCAGGTCGGTGTTCATGAACCCCATCTCCTGCAAGGGCGCATTCCACGAGATCCCGTTGCCGCAATCGGCCAGCGCACAGATCGACTGGATCGGCGACGGATCCTCGCCCTCCAGCAGCGGCGGCACCTTCATCCAGACCGTCTTTGGCCCCGGCACCCGCCCCACGCCGGGCGGATAGCGCACCTCGTGAAACTGGGAGAAACAGGACCGGTCATGAAGCTGCCCCGTCAGCAGCGGCGGTCCCGGCTCCGCTTCATCCAACCGCAGCGGCACCACCGGCGCCGAGGGCACATCCCCCAGATCCTTGCGCGTCAGATGCATCGAGCTCCCGGTCACGCAGACCGTCCCGTCCAGCGCCTCGACCTGCACGCGGGTGGTGGCCAGCGTCCGCGTCTCGCGCACAACCTCCGCCGTCACCCTTATCCCCGCCACCGGCACCGGTCGCAGCACATCGATTGTCAGCCGCGTCAGCACCTTGCCGGGGCTCACCGCCCCTTCGGCCGCCCGCACCACCAGCCCGGTCACCGGCCCCGCGTGGCAATGATCGGCCGACCATGGCCCCCGCGCCGGATCGTTGCCGACAAAGACCCCGTCCCTCTCCTTGAAAAAGGCCGGGGCCTTCTCGATGGGCATCAGGCTCACACCTTCTCCTGCGTGTATTTCTTCAGCTCGGCCCTTGCGATCTGGCGCCGGTGCACCGCGTCCGGCCCATCGGCGAACCGCAGGGTGCGCACATGGGTCCAGGCATGGGCCAGCGGCGTTTCCTGGGAAATCCCCGCGCCGCCATGCATCTGCATCGCCTCGTCGATCACCTTCAGCGCGACCCGGGGCGCGATCACCTTGATCTGGGAAATCCACGGCGCGGCGGCCTTCTTGTCGCCCTGGTCCATGTACCAGGCCGCCTTCAGGCACAGCAGGCGCGCCATCTCGATCTCCATCCGGCATTCGGCGATGATGTCGTAATTCGCCCCCAGCTGCGCCAACGGCTTGCCAAAGGCCTCGCGGTGCAACGCCCGCTGGCACATCTGTTCCAGCGCCGATTCCGCCTGTCCGATGGCCCGCATGCAATGATGGATCCGCCCGGGCCCAAGCCGCCCCTGCGCGATCTCGAAACCGCGCCCCTCGCCCAGCAGCATGTTTTCGGCCGGCACCCGCACATCGGTGAACCGCACATGCATGTGCCCGTGCGGCGCGTCGTCATGGCCGAACACCAGCATCGGGCGCAGGATCTCGATGCCCTCCGCCCCCGCCGGCACCACGATCATCGAATGACGGCT includes these proteins:
- the pglI gene encoding GalNAc(5)-diNAcBac-PP-undecaprenol beta-1,3-glucosyltransferase, which encodes MPRFSIILPCHNAAATIIETIQSLVAQTFEDWEVLVVDDGSTDDTAAIVMRTTYLDSRIRLIGHSGTGPSAARNAGAAMARGEVLCFCDADDRWRNTKLACLDEVFEDEYVDAAFGRVAFFDGARTRALSAPFKGTLSIDMLLGENPVCTLSNVAVRRNVFEDSCGFDTRLVQNEDLEWLIRVVGIGYRVIGVDRVLVDYRTSASGLSSNLADLREGRRAALRTAARFGHPGSARDEAIYLRFLARRALRVGAPSAEAIRLAFAGCRISPRGWFSDVRRGALTLGAAVTAPILPSGLRRALFAC
- the luxQ_1 gene encoding Autoinducer 2 sensor kinase/phosphatase LuxQ; this translates as MNMIVSDLLDPSDPTMDEDISLNAMPRRAPLRGITGAAAIGLVISVALVGWMAVAVLRQIDALSAANSDNLQWSLSQAEVEFLRFRLAIEQAQQDPAKLPDLRRNFDIFYSRMATIERGVVFRAMRNMPHFVGPRTRVRQFLEETVPIIDSQDDVLIAAIPDLEVRATEVGEDVRAFSLSALVAFAKFSDERRGNVLHLMAWLAVVLVSVFVAMGILAVSHLRLYRLAERRAEQIASASARMHTIVETSPHAIVVTDEFGTIREFNPSAERIFGHSRAEARGRNMIELLIPPRDFDRARTTIFAFIDENRRPDREERHFEIEVQGRDGRLFPAEFAIDRAETDNPMYLAHIRDISRRKSDEEELTKARDQALAGERAKSEFLAVMSHEMRTPLNGLLGTMQLMSDDALSKRQEALLSRMKSSGQMLLGLVNDVLDLAKYEAGKMKADHAAFALERLMKGVVETAMPLAQSYGNSLDWQWVGDPPGYVMGDMRRLRQVLLNLVSNAIKFTRNGIVEIEGEYLNEFEVEFRVIDNGIGIDEDDLDRIFNDFETLDSSYAREAGGTGLGLGISRRLARLMGGEIGAESEPGEGSLFWVRVPLQPIEQPEEANDDSEGGGLKPDHPLDVLLVEDNEINRFIVTEMLAADGHDIVEAENGQDGVHCAAMRRFDVILMDISMPVMDGTEATRQIRSGGQASCDSPIVALTAHALPEERDKFREIGMSACLTKPIDRDLLLRTLAEVMRGEVPLDDDRERSRTVQLLDDRLLSVLLARVPREEVCKLFDRFLDEAESDVMKLAEADPNDPDLAPVAHKCSGSCGTFGAEAMRVALTRIQTGVKLGTPPSREELAALVPLWHKSRAAIFKRLEGIFTEA
- a CDS encoding Oxidoreductase molybdopterin binding domain protein; protein product: MKLAYTIAGAAFGLCLAALPALADVLPVPTGEVVLTISGAISNTNVDDTAQFDMDMLKAMDVETFETSTMWTEGVQTFTGVSLHALLEAVGADDVTIHATAINDYAVDIPPGDWKNEGPILAYERNGALMTIRNKGPLWIVYPFDSDARFRAEVIYSRSIWQLDRIIVGD
- the degU_3 gene encoding Protease production enhancer protein, which gives rise to MPGQSITLRILIADDHHLLRDTLQVFLNGEGNFETITVAGFKEAEALVEEGPAFDLVLLDYTMPGMDGLNGLKKMLAMENARRVALISGTASREIADEALAVGAAGFLPKTLSAKSVVNAVRFMAMGEQYAPLDFMRAEEERPDHPLAERLSRRELQVLECLTQGKSNKEIARELDIREPTVKLHVKKLYRKINATNRTQAAMIAKEAGLF
- the trpS2 gene encoding Tryptophan--tRNA ligase 2 — its product is MTRFEPSETPPERPVILTGDRTTGPLHIGHYAGSLKNRLAFQDTHDQYLLLADTQALTDNANDPDKVRRNVVEVALDYLAVGIDPGRTTICLQSHLPALAELSMLYLNFVTVARLERNPTIKDEIRARGFGRDIPAGFLCYPAAQAADISAFKATVVPVGADQAPLIEQCNEIVRRINATAGSDVLPEAQAVIPEAGRLPGVDGKAKMSKSGGNAIRLSATPDQIRAAVRAMFTDPGHLRAEDPGKVEGNVVFTYLDAFDDDTAGLEELKAHYRHGGLGDGRIKARLEEILQDLIAPIRARRLEFARDEAHVVSIIRAGTQRARTVTDATRQEVVEALGLFTLDGFVPRPMLATA
- the adhB_2 gene encoding G3-ADH subunit II, which translates into the protein MVTGGLRAAAMAVAGLIAAQASANAVLDRGEYLVRGIMGCGNCHTPLGPEGPVAGMELAGRLVEKNPMFTAVAPNITPASRIADWSDAELARAIREGIRPDGSVIGPPMPFTFYRRISDTDLAAIVAFLRVMDPVENDAGASEYNIPLPPAYGPPVESVAEVPAGLTVEYGEYLAGPLAHCMECHTPMGPQGPMVDTDLGRGGFEFHGPWGVSVAHNLTSSEDGLAEYADDEIKAMIVDGKRPDGEPMLPPMPYGYLARMTLQDLDAIVLYLRSLPPLSDG
- the bbsG_1 gene encoding (R)-benzylsuccinyl-CoA dehydrogenase produces the protein MNMNFSMRPEIAALRDKVREMIRDEVMPIEEDYAREVATGDRWTYTARQTEILEGLKAKAKARGLWNFWLTDSERGVGLSTVEYAMFAEEMGKTPLGAEVFNCSAPDTGNMEVFERYGSEKMKEQWLKPLLEGEIRSAYLMTEPDVASSDATNIEMSCVRDGDDYVLNGEKWWSSGAGDPRCKVYITMVRTGGDDTPKHSRHSMIVVPAGAEGIEILRPMLVFGHDDAPHGHMHVRFTDVRVPAENMLLGEGRGFEIAQGRLGPGRIHHCMRAIGQAESALEQMCQRALHREAFGKPLAQLGANYDIIAECRMEIEMARLLCLKAAWYMDQGDKKAAAPWISQIKVIAPRVALKVIDEAMQMHGGAGISQETPLAHAWTHVRTLRFADGPDAVHRRQIARAELKKYTQEKV